CAATGTTACGTAAAGTGTTTTCTAGATTTTTGGCGATCTCGATCAGCAGTTTATCTCCAATAGCGTGTCCAAAACTATCATTAACTACTTTAAAACGGTCGATATCTAAAAATAATACTGCAAACAAATATTCCTTGTCTCTTTTTGCTTGTTTGACTGCTCGATCGAGCCGTTCCACAAACAGAGCGCGATTTGGCAAACCTGTCAATCTGTCGTGAAAAGCTTGATAGCGCAATTGTTCTTCTGCTTGCTTGCGATCGGTCATATCCCAGAAGACTAAAACTGCACCCATAATATTTTCTCGATCGTCTTTAATCGGTGCAGCGCTATCACCTATAGGCACTTCTTTTCCATTCTTAGCTAAAAGAATAGTTTGCTCTGGCAAATGGACAATTTTACCTTCATTAAGTGCTTTAATGACAGGACTTTCAATCGGATTGCGGGTAGGCTCGTCGATAATATTGAATACTTCTGTCGAATTTCTACCGATCGCCTCTGACTGCTGCCAGCCAGTTAGCGCTTCCGCCATCGGATTCATAAAAGCGATCCGCGCCTCTATATCGTTAGCAATCACCCCATCGCCGATACTTTTAAGTACTGTGGAAAACCATTTAGCATTTTCTTTTAATTGCCTTTCCATTTGATGTTTGTAAATTGCAATTTCAATAGTTGTGTTTAATTCCCTTTCTTCAAACGGTTTAATAATATATCCAAATGGGCTTGTATTCTTAGCTCTTTCTAAAGTTTCTTCGTCAGCATAAGCAGTTAGATATATTACTGGAATATCGAAACGCGATGAAATTTCTTCAGCAGCTTCTATACCATCTATCTCTCCTCTTAACCTAATATCCATTAACACTAAACACGGCTTTAATTCCCCAGCTTTTTTAATCGCTTCATCCCCTGAATCTGCGATGGCTGATACACGATAACCTAAATTTTCTAAAATATTTTGTAAATCTATAGCTACGATGCTTTCATCTTCCACAACTAAAATTTTTTTAGCGATCTTATTCATTGCGTTTTGATGTCCAGCTACTTTTATATTTTAGCCTTGGCAAACGTAATTTTAAACTCCGCTCCCTTGCTAGTATTCAAATCTAGTGTACCTCTTAACTGATTGACTAAGCCGTTCACTAATTTAATGCCCAAACTGTTTGCGTTTTTTAAATCAAAATTTGTTGGCAATCCCACGCCGTCGTCGCTTACAATCATTTCTAGCTGATGCTCATCTAGAGGATTTAATTTAATCTGAATTTTGCCTTTTTCACCTTGAGGAAAAGCATATTTCAAAGAGTTAGAAACTATTTCGTTGATAATGAGGCCACAAGGAACGGCTGTATCAACATCTAAAAAAATATTTTGGCCAATTTCCATTACGAGAGTAACATTATTTGAATTAGTTTTATAAGAACGAAACAAATTAATAGTTAATTCCCGAATATATTCGGCAAAGTCTATTTTTGATAAGTCTTTAGAACGATATAGTTTTTCATGGATAAGTGCCATCGATCTGACCCGATTTTGGCTTTCTTGGAATATATCGATGGTTTGTTTATCCTGAATCGTGCGGGACTGAAGTCCAAGCAGGCTGCTAATGACCTGCAAATTGTTTTTAACGCGGTGGTGAATTTCCTTGAGCAACACCTCTTTTTCTTTCAAAGATGCCTGTATTTGCGCTTGTGCTTGCTGGCGAGCGATCGCAGAAGAAAGCACATTTGCGATCGCTTGCAGAAAATACACATCATCTTGGGTGAAGATGCGTTCTTTGGCTGCGTAAACTTCCAAAACTACAAAGGGAAGATTTGTACTTTGCTCAACAACGACACTCATACCGCTGTGTACTTCTCGATCTTCTACAAGGGGGGAGTCACCAAACCCTACCTCGGCAGATAAGTCTGAAAAGATTTCCGAGTTTGAAAGTAAGGTGGAGTCTGCCTGTGGCAATTTTGGATTTGGAGATTGTTTTTCGGATTCGATCGCCTTCGATTCCTCTTCAGCAGACTGCAATCCAAAATCTAAAATACGCAATCCAAAATTGACGGTGGCGCTACCCAAGAGTTTTCTTTGCCAACTTACTCCAGGCCCTTGCTGCAAAACATCCCCTCTACGGAGGATTTCCAAAACAGAGCAGTATTCGACTTCCAGAGTTTGTGCGGTAATAGCGCAAGCTTGGTTGAAAATACTGGCAAGATCGTTGTGGGCCAAAGCTTGTTGGCCGAGTTCAGCTACTGCTGCCTGCTGACGAATGCGGATTTCTAGTTCTGCCTCTACCCGAACGCGATAGGCAATTTCCGTCTGTAATTCTTCGTTGGTTTTTGCTAATTCCTTGGTACGTTCGCGCACGCGCAGTTCTAGATCGTCGTATGCTTTTTGCAGTGCAGCTTCCGCTTGTTTGCGATCGCTGATATCGCGTCCTTCCGGAATCAGCAGAACAACTTCTTGGGCGTCATTTTTGACAGGTTTGAGGGAAAAGTCGATTGTGGCGACAGTATCGCCGACACCCTGGATATCGACTTCGTAACGCACGAAATTACCTGCGGCTGCTTGAACGATCGCTTCTTGCAATCGCTTCTGAGTGTCCCTGGAAATACTCCACCACCGTGCCTCCCAAAACGGACGGTCGATCGCATCTGTAAGCTCGATTCCGCCAAAATCCAACACCGATCGGTTCGCTTCTAAAAGCGTACCATCTGGTTTTAGCAAACCAACAAATTGAAAAGTTTGATCGAAAATAGCGCGGAAACGTCTTTCACTCTCCCGCAACGCCTGTTCGGAAACCTTGCGATCGGTAATATCGCGCAAAAAAACAGTAAATATTTTTTCACCTTCTAATTCCATTGCCGAAATCGAAGCTTCAGCCGGAAATTCCGTACCATCCTTGCGAAGACCAAAAATTTCCCGCCGCTCCCCCATTCGCCGCGCCGTATTTGATGACCACCCAAATCCGACAACGTGTTGGCGATGAATCTCTCTGTATCGTGAAGGCAAAAGCACATCGAGGGGTTTACCTATAATTTCAATGGCTTTATATCCAAATATCTTTTCTGCGCCTTTGTTAAATAAAGTAATCCGTTGACTTGCATCGACGGAAATAATCGCATCGTCAGCAATATCCAAAATTCCGCTCAGACGCGCTTGCGATATCAGTAAAGCTTCTTCTGTGCGCTTCAATTCGGTGATATCTCTACCCACAGCTTGAAACTCGATCGGACATTGTTGCCCATCAAAAATTGCCCGGTTAATCCATTGCTGATAGCGAATTTCGCCGTTCGGTCGCAGGATGCGGTTTTCAATCGTGGTAACGGGATTTTCTAGAGTGATAGTACTCAGTTGGTTTTCGATTTGTTGTAAATCTTCTTGAAAAATAATTGGCGCAAAGCTGTGTCCGATCAGCTCTGCTTGTGTTTTGCCGAAGTAGCTACAGTAAGCTTGGTTAACGAAGATAAAGGTGTTATCCGGCAAAAAGCGACAAATCAGTTCGGTTTGATCCTCTACGATGGCGCGATAGCGAGCCTCGCTTTGGCGCAATGCCTCTTCGACCTGCTGACGTTCCTGGATTTGGTTTTCCAGATTGCGGTTGATTGCTTCTAGTTGTGCGGAACTGGGGAGAGCCAACGCTTTGGGAATCAACGGCACGAGTTGCAAAGCTGTATAAAGGGAAACTATCGCAGTTATAACCTTGATCGATCCAGATAGCCAGTAGGTGGGATACCACAGCGTCCAAACTTCCATTATATGGGTGGTGCCGCAAGCAATGATAAATGCGCCAAACAGCAGAAAAATCGATCGGTATGGTAAATCTTGACGCTTGCGGACAAAGTAGATCAGCGCTATCGGAATAGAATAGTAGGCGATCGCAATTAAAGCGTCGGATACTACGTGCAGTCCTACCAACTCCGGCTTCCACAGGTAGCAGTGACCGTGCGGAATAAAATACCCCGAATCCAAAAATTCTTTTAATATCATTTTTTGTGCAAAAAAGCTTTCAGGAGTAGGGTTGGCATTGCCCGCCCTACTCCTTATTTAGCAAAGATTGGCTATTTTCTCCAACCAGAAAAACTGCCGCTAATATAATTCCGATTCAATCTGACTAAACGGGACAAAAATTTCTTGCGGCAATAATATCGGCTGGCCAGAAAAAATTAGCTTACCCCTGAGCGTTACTCGATTGAGCGCTACACCAGTAGGACGCTGAACCAGCTTGGGATGTGTCTGATGGTAGGTTCGGTAAATTTGTCGAGCGGCTTGCAGTATAGCTGGGTCTGGTAACACTGGAAAATCTTTCCTGTCTCCCTTAGTTTCTATCCGTTGCTGAGAAGCCTGTACCGCTAACCTATCCCTATCTTCTAAGCTCGACTTTAATCGATTTGTCTGCATACAGCAATAAGCGCCACTTTTGGCGAATAGATTAGGATTGGGGGTTTTCCAGCGCTTGTAGCAGAGCATCCCCCATCGCTCGGCAACCCACAAGCGTCATACCATTCGACATAATATCGCCGGTACGATAACCATTGTCTAGAACTTGCAGTACTGCCCGCTCAATTCGGTCTGCCGCCTCTGGCCGATCGAGTGCGTAGCGCAGCATCATCGCAACGCTGAGAACTTGAGCTATGGGGTTAGCTTTATCTTGACCGGCAATGTCGGGGGCAGATCCGTGGACGGGTTCAAATACACCCGGCCCATTTGCACCCAAACTGGCAGAAGGCAACATACCGATACTACCCGTTAGCATAGCAGCCGCGTCTGAAAGAATGTCACCGAAAAGATTGCCGGTGACTATGGTGTCAAACTGTTTGGGAGCCCGCACTAGCTGCATGGCAGCATTATCTACATATAAATGAGTCAGTTCGATATCTTGATATTCCGATGCTAACTGAATGATGCGATCGCGCCACAACTGCGAAACTTCCAGCACGTTTGCCTTATCCACCGAGCAAAGTTTACCGCCTCGTTTGCGAGCCGTTTCAAACGCTACCCGCCCAATGCGATCGATTTCGCTTTCGGTGTACGCCATCGTATTCACTCCCCGCTTTTCGCCGGTTTCTGTGGCAAAAATTCCCTTCGGTTGACCGAAGTAAATGCCACCGGTGAGTTCTCGTACCACCATAATATCAACGCCTTCCACAACTTCCCGCTTTAATGTGGAGGCATCGATCAGCTGGGGTAAAATTTTCGCCGGTCGCAAGTTGGCAAATAACCCCAGTCCAGACCGCAGTCCCAACAAGCCTCGTTCCGGTCGCTGATGAGATGGTAAGCTATCCCACTTCCAACCCCCAATTGCCGCCAGCAAGACGGCATCGCTTTGGCGGCAGGTTTCCAGTGTAGCGGCGGGTAGGGGTTCGCCTGTAGCATCGATGGCCGCACCGCCGACCAGCGCTGTTTGGAACTCAAAATGGAGGTTTAGTTGCTGACCCACCAGTTTCAGCACATCTACCGCGACTGCCATGATTTCGGGGCCAATCCCGTCTCCGGGTAAAAGGGTGATGCGGTATTGCTGCTGTGTCATCGATCGTTCTGTTTCAAAGTAAGTGCCTATTTATTTTTGCACTGCGGGTGCGATCGCGTGCCGGTGCTATTTTCCCAGTGTACTGCGTACCTAACCGAACGATTTGGCGGCTTTGATTCCGCGATTTTACCGATCGATATGCTGTCAAGCCCAATTTATGAGATAATAAATACGTAGAAATGTGGAAAGTCTGTACTCCAAAAATAAAGTATTCGAGCGACCTCAAGCACTAGAAAGGGCGATCGAACATCACACCCAGAGAAACAGATGACCCATCTCTGACCACAGTCCGCTGAATCCCAATTTCTCAACAAAATCGGTGTTTGGGTGCAATTCAGGTGCAACTACAAGGGCTGAAAGTTTCTATCGCTAGGGCGTCGGGCGTCGGGAAGAGGGAAGAGGGAATAGAGAATAAGGTGACGCGAATCATCTAAAAATTTTCCGGAATTTCAAGCTCTGTCCGATCGTTGCCCAGCCAATTCAAAATCCTCTCTTGCGAAGGTGGGTATCGTGACGGTCACCGCCAAGACGCCCACTTCGCGCCAAATCCAAAATCCAAAATCGTTTGACCGGCTACAACTGCTCGATCGAAGCAAAAATTGTTCCCGCAGTTGATATCCATTAAATTCCATTTGCCGCAAAATCATCCTGACCCCCGGCTATGACCCATGAAGCTAGTCATGAATCGGAAGTATCGGCAAAAAAAACCTAAATCTCCACAGGCTCCGCATGGGAAGGTGAGAGTTCAATGAACAAGAAGTTTTTCAGTTTAATGATAATGTTCCCTCTGCTAGTAACCGATACAGGTCAAAGTTTTACCCAAAGTATCGATCGGATCGTTCCCCGTATTGAGATTTCCCTGTCGATCGCAAAAGCTGCCGTGTTACCATCCGATCTCAACCGACTGGAGCCGTTTATACTTACGGCTAGAGGTGGACAGTCGCCAAAATGCCGCCGGACAGGGCTGGGCTGCAAATAAAGTTACGCGGTTAATTTGGATATTACACAGATTTCTCTCACAGTAGCTCGTACAAGGGGTAAAAACCTAGACGCTTCCAGGTAAAGGTAATGGTAAAATACGTCGATCGCCCACAAACCTCACTCGTGTTTACCGGGTGAGAGCCTGTCTTGCGCGTAAATTATTATGACTGATGTCTGATACGTCTGCGGCAAAAATATGCACCCTTATTTTACATCTCGATAGAAAAAATCATGGCAAAGGGAGCTATTTTGCAATCGATCCGATTTTAGCAAAAGCGCAAAATTTTCACTTGTGGGTAACTCGAAACAACTACTAAAAGATGCCGCTGTACAGAACGATCGCTCCCTGAATACGCTAAAGCGAGCGATCGCACTTTCTCAGGGGCAATTTTCTTTGGTGTTGGCGAACTGTAACTATGGGCGCTTGCGATCGCAGATACTACAACGTTTGCGAGAACTTTCCAGTTTCAATATTCGCGAAATAGTTCTGCCCGAATTAACTACAAGAATTTATCCTATTATTCAAGCAGAATTGGGAGATACTCGACCTTCTGCTTTAATGATATTTGGTTTGGAATCTGTAAGCGCGATCGAAAGCTTGCTAACTTCCAGCAATCAAATGCGAGATGAGTTGCGTCAAAGTTTTCCATTTCCTTTGGTACTGTGGATAAACGATAAGCTACAACAAAAACTAATCAAATTTGCGCCGGATTTGACAAGTTGGGCAGCCACGCCAATTAAATTTGTCATTGCCACAGATGAATTAATAGATTCCTTACGCCAAAATGCAGATTCTTTATTCGCTTCCATTTTAGAATCTGACGCGGTTAATTGTCTGAACAATTCAGCGCTCGACTTAGAAATTGGTTCTT
This portion of the Aerosakkonema funiforme FACHB-1375 genome encodes:
- a CDS encoding PAS domain S-box protein codes for the protein MILKEFLDSGYFIPHGHCYLWKPELVGLHVVSDALIAIAYYSIPIALIYFVRKRQDLPYRSIFLLFGAFIIACGTTHIMEVWTLWYPTYWLSGSIKVITAIVSLYTALQLVPLIPKALALPSSAQLEAINRNLENQIQERQQVEEALRQSEARYRAIVEDQTELICRFLPDNTFIFVNQAYCSYFGKTQAELIGHSFAPIIFQEDLQQIENQLSTITLENPVTTIENRILRPNGEIRYQQWINRAIFDGQQCPIEFQAVGRDITELKRTEEALLISQARLSGILDIADDAIISVDASQRITLFNKGAEKIFGYKAIEIIGKPLDVLLPSRYREIHRQHVVGFGWSSNTARRMGERREIFGLRKDGTEFPAEASISAMELEGEKIFTVFLRDITDRKVSEQALRESERRFRAIFDQTFQFVGLLKPDGTLLEANRSVLDFGGIELTDAIDRPFWEARWWSISRDTQKRLQEAIVQAAAGNFVRYEVDIQGVGDTVATIDFSLKPVKNDAQEVVLLIPEGRDISDRKQAEAALQKAYDDLELRVRERTKELAKTNEELQTEIAYRVRVEAELEIRIRQQAAVAELGQQALAHNDLASIFNQACAITAQTLEVEYCSVLEILRRGDVLQQGPGVSWQRKLLGSATVNFGLRILDFGLQSAEEESKAIESEKQSPNPKLPQADSTLLSNSEIFSDLSAEVGFGDSPLVEDREVHSGMSVVVEQSTNLPFVVLEVYAAKERIFTQDDVYFLQAIANVLSSAIARQQAQAQIQASLKEKEVLLKEIHHRVKNNLQVISSLLGLQSRTIQDKQTIDIFQESQNRVRSMALIHEKLYRSKDLSKIDFAEYIRELTINLFRSYKTNSNNVTLVMEIGQNIFLDVDTAVPCGLIINEIVSNSLKYAFPQGEKGKIQIKLNPLDEHQLEMIVSDDGVGLPTNFDLKNANSLGIKLVNGLVNQLRGTLDLNTSKGAEFKITFAKAKI
- the leuB gene encoding 3-isopropylmalate dehydrogenase, with the translated sequence MTQQQYRITLLPGDGIGPEIMAVAVDVLKLVGQQLNLHFEFQTALVGGAAIDATGEPLPAATLETCRQSDAVLLAAIGGWKWDSLPSHQRPERGLLGLRSGLGLFANLRPAKILPQLIDASTLKREVVEGVDIMVVRELTGGIYFGQPKGIFATETGEKRGVNTMAYTESEIDRIGRVAFETARKRGGKLCSVDKANVLEVSQLWRDRIIQLASEYQDIELTHLYVDNAAMQLVRAPKQFDTIVTGNLFGDILSDAAAMLTGSIGMLPSASLGANGPGVFEPVHGSAPDIAGQDKANPIAQVLSVAMMLRYALDRPEAADRIERAVLQVLDNGYRTGDIMSNGMTLVGCRAMGDALLQALENPQS